The following proteins come from a genomic window of Chryseobacterium glaciei:
- a CDS encoding helix-turn-helix transcriptional regulator, with product MQISPPKHLASYIKHYIFMENSEENIMKLRLFTDGNTGLILSANINLKDLSGDQLPLSFFYGQLTQYKDLVTNGSFSLMAVVFQPYFLNILLKISAKEIQNQIISVEDVLKNEMQIFQEKLFYKTDPKLIINDLNIYFTKFLSKIINSDYELIQATQHYIIQNKGIVTSKNLEHFTGYSERQIERKFQNYIGLSPKKYSNIARLHYFLSLMKTNNNEENITGLSYKAGYTDQSHLIKEFKNSIGLTPSEYLKTENKLAVNFIELHSK from the coding sequence ATGCAGATTTCTCCACCGAAACATTTAGCATCCTACATCAAACATTATATTTTCATGGAAAATTCCGAGGAAAATATAATGAAATTAAGGCTGTTTACGGATGGTAATACGGGACTTATTCTGTCTGCTAATATCAATCTGAAGGATCTTTCCGGAGATCAGCTTCCGCTTTCATTTTTTTATGGACAATTAACTCAATACAAAGATTTGGTTACAAATGGTTCGTTTTCTTTAATGGCAGTGGTATTTCAACCTTATTTTTTGAATATTTTACTTAAAATTTCAGCAAAAGAGATTCAAAATCAAATTATTTCCGTGGAAGATGTTTTAAAAAATGAAATGCAGATTTTTCAGGAAAAGCTTTTTTATAAAACTGATCCTAAGTTAATTATCAATGATTTAAATATTTATTTCACAAAGTTTTTATCTAAAATAATCAATTCAGATTATGAACTTATACAGGCAACTCAACACTATATTATTCAGAATAAAGGAATTGTAACCTCAAAAAATCTGGAACATTTTACAGGGTATTCCGAGCGTCAGATCGAAAGAAAGTTTCAAAATTATATTGGATTATCTCCAAAGAAATACAGCAATATTGCACGTCTTCATTATTTCCTAAGCTTAATGAAAACAAATAATAATGAAGAAAATATTACAGGTCTTTCTTACAAAGCAGGCTATACTGACCAATCTCATCTTATCAAAGAATTTAAAAATAGTATAGGACTTACACCAAGTGAGTATTTAAAAACAGAAAATAAATTGGCGGTTAATTTTATAGAGCTTCATTCAAAATAA
- a CDS encoding cation:proton antiporter produces the protein MRWPLLYDAAFNISFQDFKTNMNTIGTLAIGLVFITTAGIAVLAHYLIPGMTWPLAFVLGSILSATDAVAAVGVTKGLGLPHKTVTILEGESLINDASALVAYRFAIAAVTGIAFVTWKASLEFLMVLGGGFLVGWVIFKALSLTIRFFRSDAMVVNSLILLMPFVTYLIAEHFKVSGVIAVVILGLGMSKLSRNKFPDHVKDQSRNFWDIIIFLLNGLIFLLIGLEFPIILKKMPQAQVWTFAGYAAIIVLVTLLIRMARVYLQQFNLQKAFQGKRKISEDALFDSKTSFIITWSGMRGIVSLAIAIGIPATLENGEAFPMRNEIIFLSVVVVLISLLGQGLTLPWIVKKFKS, from the coding sequence ATGCGTTGGCCGTTGCTGTATGATGCGGCTTTCAATATTTCTTTTCAGGATTTTAAAACCAATATGAATACGATCGGCACTTTAGCCATCGGATTGGTATTTATAACGACAGCTGGAATTGCAGTTTTGGCTCATTATTTAATACCCGGAATGACTTGGCCATTAGCTTTTGTATTGGGATCAATTCTTTCTGCGACAGATGCTGTCGCTGCAGTCGGAGTCACAAAAGGGCTCGGACTTCCTCATAAAACAGTAACCATATTGGAAGGCGAAAGCTTGATCAATGACGCTTCAGCATTGGTTGCGTACCGTTTTGCGATTGCTGCCGTTACGGGAATTGCCTTTGTAACTTGGAAAGCATCTTTAGAATTTCTAATGGTTTTGGGAGGTGGTTTTCTCGTTGGCTGGGTTATTTTTAAAGCATTATCACTCACCATTAGATTCTTTCGTTCTGATGCGATGGTAGTCAACAGTTTGATTTTATTAATGCCTTTCGTGACGTATCTTATTGCGGAACATTTTAAAGTTTCAGGTGTGATTGCCGTAGTTATTTTAGGATTGGGAATGTCAAAATTAAGTCGAAATAAGTTCCCTGATCATGTGAAAGACCAATCCCGTAATTTTTGGGACATCATTATTTTTCTATTGAATGGTTTGATTTTTTTATTGATAGGCCTAGAATTTCCTATTATTTTAAAGAAAATGCCTCAAGCACAAGTCTGGACGTTTGCAGGTTATGCCGCAATTATCGTTTTGGTGACCTTGCTGATCAGAATGGCGCGTGTTTATTTACAGCAATTTAATCTTCAAAAAGCCTTTCAGGGAAAACGTAAAATCAGTGAAGACGCTTTGTTTGATTCCAAAACAAGTTTTATCATTACATGGTCGGGAATGAGAGGGATTGTCTCTCTGGCCATCGCTATTGGTATTCCTGCTACATTGGAAAATGGCGAAGCATTTCCTATGCGTAATGAGATCATTTTTCTGTCTGTTGTAGTTGTTTTAATTTCCTTGCTTGGACAAGGACTTACCTTACCGTGGATTGTTAAAAAATTTAAATCATAA
- a CDS encoding Atu1372/SO_1960 family protein — MAQDKAKVLVLIHSDNGGTYELAKEIAKGIESDKNATAIIKQVKTSQNQKLKDIPVATVEELPTYDGIAFGSPVYFGNISTGMSEFLSKTVNLWTNHSLEGMPATVFMSAGSGAGKELALQAFWNSLTVHGMVMVSNGIRGTESINKAIPQGNTVLGVTSMASLKDVERPTKDERNIAELQGKNFAKVALALKGTFAKKAISTIEKSVNFNETLKQKNIVLPQVPKPAGNYKPFVRSGNLVFINQVALKDGKILNPGKLGVDVNEQQVKDATRATMLNVLSVLNEAVGGDLSKVKQCVQLTGIFNTKDDYTKHADLMNIASDLTVEVFGDKGKHARATLGASSIPVNSSVEIQAIFELE, encoded by the coding sequence ATGGCACAAGATAAAGCTAAAGTATTGGTTTTGATCCATTCAGACAATGGTGGAACGTATGAACTGGCAAAAGAAATCGCCAAAGGAATTGAAAGCGATAAAAATGCAACGGCAATTATAAAACAGGTAAAAACATCTCAGAATCAAAAATTAAAGGATATTCCCGTTGCTACAGTGGAGGAACTTCCAACTTATGACGGAATTGCTTTTGGTTCACCCGTTTATTTTGGAAACATCAGCACCGGCATGAGTGAATTTTTATCTAAAACAGTTAATCTTTGGACAAACCATTCGCTGGAAGGAATGCCGGCAACGGTTTTCATGTCTGCGGGAAGCGGAGCAGGTAAAGAATTGGCCTTGCAGGCTTTTTGGAACAGTCTTACCGTTCATGGAATGGTTATGGTTTCTAACGGAATTCGTGGGACAGAAAGTATTAACAAAGCAATTCCTCAGGGAAACACGGTGCTGGGAGTAACAAGCATGGCTTCTTTAAAAGATGTCGAAAGACCTACAAAGGACGAAAGAAATATTGCCGAACTTCAAGGGAAAAACTTTGCAAAAGTAGCATTGGCTTTAAAGGGAACATTTGCTAAAAAAGCAATATCAACAATTGAAAAGTCTGTTAATTTTAATGAAACTTTAAAACAAAAAAATATCGTTCTTCCTCAAGTTCCAAAACCTGCAGGAAATTATAAGCCGTTTGTACGTTCGGGAAATTTGGTTTTCATTAATCAGGTTGCTTTGAAAGACGGGAAAATTTTAAACCCAGGAAAATTAGGGGTTGATGTCAATGAACAACAGGTAAAGGACGCTACAAGAGCAACGATGCTGAACGTTTTATCGGTTTTGAATGAAGCCGTTGGCGGAGATCTAAGCAAAGTAAAACAATGTGTACAGTTGACAGGGATTTTCAATACCAAAGACGATTACACCAAGCATGCCGATTTGATGAATATCGCATCCGATCTTACCGTTGAGGTTTTTGGAGATAAAGGAAAACACGCAAGAGCAACATTAGGCGCTTCCTCTATTCCCGTAAATTCTTCTGTGGAAATACAGGCTATTTTTGAATTGGAGTAG
- a CDS encoding AraC family transcriptional regulator, with translation MQNDKMKCGLTEQKESHFIDTIEKEAYVWCEENWKHDDYEHTHKRAQLTYVEEGYQYFHIDQKIYLVPQNHVIWIPSGKPHRITSEAKTVKLMLFLFNSSFKEDFYDHVQVFAIPPVLREMLLYASKWNKILTEDDEQDIFFKAILKSLPHFCKESNYLEVPVPTDARLIPVCNYINSNFKYNLNIDLLAEKAQMSVRSLQRIFKHETGITLQKYLQLIRILKSVELIDMKQFTLSEVGFKVGYQSLSAFTSSYFSIMKSKPRTK, from the coding sequence ATGCAGAACGACAAGATGAAATGTGGTTTGACTGAACAAAAAGAAAGTCATTTTATTGACACCATCGAAAAAGAAGCCTATGTTTGGTGCGAAGAAAACTGGAAGCATGACGATTACGAGCATACTCATAAGCGTGCACAGTTAACATATGTGGAAGAAGGCTATCAATATTTTCATATTGATCAGAAGATTTATCTGGTTCCGCAAAATCATGTAATCTGGATTCCTTCAGGGAAACCTCATCGCATTACTTCAGAGGCGAAAACAGTAAAATTGATGCTTTTTTTGTTTAATTCTTCCTTTAAAGAAGATTTTTACGATCATGTTCAGGTATTTGCGATTCCTCCGGTATTGCGGGAAATGTTGTTATATGCCTCAAAATGGAACAAAATTTTAACGGAAGATGATGAACAGGATATCTTTTTTAAAGCTATTTTAAAAAGCCTTCCCCACTTTTGCAAGGAAAGCAATTATCTGGAAGTTCCTGTTCCGACAGATGCCCGATTGATCCCTGTTTGCAATTATATTAATTCAAATTTTAAATATAATCTGAACATTGATCTTTTAGCCGAAAAAGCTCAAATGTCTGTAAGAAGTTTACAGCGGATTTTCAAACATGAAACGGGAATTACGCTTCAAAAATATTTACAATTGATAAGAATTCTAAAAAGCGTCGAATTAATTGATATGAAACAATTTACACTAAGTGAAGTTGGTTTTAAAGTTGGCTATCAAAGTCTTTCTGCGTTTACGTCTTCTTATTTTTCAATTATGAAATCGAAACCCAGAACAAAATAA
- a CDS encoding sulfite exporter TauE/SafE family protein, with protein MTINIILLFLGTILAFWISAICGGGASLILIPILNLLLPSSVVPFSLTIGTFTSSVSRIAVFKKHINWQIFFWFVPFSIPAVLLGAWLIKYINPNYLQLIVAFFLIINLPELFKSKKSEVKTEKAYPKFMLIIIGFCAGFISGITGAIGLLFNRFYLRFGLKKEEIVATRAANEVFLHLIKLIIYISLGLYSNTALWLGLTIAVATIISSYTVKYILPYLSEFLFKKIGYGAMVISGIMLMVGTSEKIIQQDKISFSTTHHSHETESVISWRRTDFIVEFAFDDGFEVERPIKADELPQHLKEKYENLKPHYDKIHLEKVFTFRKEPAYEFYCYKNGQLTKFEV; from the coding sequence ATGACAATCAATATCATACTGTTATTTTTAGGAACAATTTTAGCCTTTTGGATCAGTGCAATCTGCGGTGGCGGAGCGAGTTTGATACTTATTCCTATCCTGAATTTATTATTGCCGAGTTCAGTGGTTCCTTTTTCATTAACTATCGGAACTTTTACGAGTTCTGTTTCAAGAATCGCCGTGTTTAAAAAACATATCAACTGGCAGATCTTTTTTTGGTTTGTTCCGTTTTCTATTCCTGCTGTTTTGTTGGGAGCATGGCTTATTAAATACATCAATCCCAATTATTTACAATTAATTGTTGCCTTTTTTCTGATCATTAATCTTCCTGAATTATTTAAATCAAAAAAATCAGAAGTAAAAACAGAAAAAGCGTATCCAAAATTCATGTTAATCATCATCGGATTTTGCGCAGGATTTATTTCGGGAATTACAGGAGCAATTGGACTGTTATTTAATCGTTTTTACCTAAGATTTGGATTAAAAAAAGAGGAAATTGTAGCGACAAGAGCTGCCAATGAAGTTTTTTTACATTTAATTAAACTGATCATTTATATTTCGCTCGGATTGTATTCCAACACCGCTTTATGGCTTGGGCTTACGATTGCGGTGGCAACCATCATCTCATCCTACACCGTAAAATATATTCTTCCTTATTTGAGTGAGTTTTTATTCAAAAAAATTGGGTACGGGGCGATGGTGATTTCCGGAATTATGCTGATGGTAGGAACTTCAGAGAAAATTATTCAACAGGATAAAATTTCCTTTTCTACCACTCATCACAGCCATGAAACCGAGTCTGTAATTTCATGGAGACGCACCGATTTTATAGTAGAATTCGCATTTGATGATGGTTTTGAAGTGGAAAGACCCATAAAAGCGGATGAACTTCCCCAACATCTCAAAGAAAAATATGAGAATTTAAAACCTCACTACGACAAAATTCATCTTGAAAAAGTCTTTACTTTCAGAAAAGAACCTGCATATGAATTTTATTGCTATAAAAACGGACAACTCACCAAATTTGAAGTCTAA
- a CDS encoding phosphatase PAP2 family protein, translating to MNSLISSFVLLSISFQNISAQDSLAVHTIQDSVVAIKPNLEDKTHDFTYKKLIIPTALISYGVASLSIKSLKELNFSTQYEISEHKPDHIRLDNYTQFAPAVLVYGLNAAGVQGKHNFKDRSIIYGTSMLITSAITLPLKHIVKEERPDLSNNLSFPSGHTTIAFASAQFMYREYRDTNFWLGISGYSFAVFTGVYRMLNNKHWFGDVIGGAGFGILSTELAYWLYPKINTLLGGKKERSQTMIMPFYQQGNMGIGLVKNF from the coding sequence ATGAATAGTTTAATATCAAGCTTTGTTTTACTATCAATAAGCTTCCAAAATATCTCTGCGCAGGATAGTTTAGCTGTTCATACAATTCAGGACAGTGTTGTTGCTATAAAGCCCAATTTGGAGGACAAGACTCATGATTTTACTTATAAAAAATTGATTATTCCGACCGCGCTTATTTCTTACGGAGTTGCGAGTTTGAGTATCAAAAGTTTAAAAGAGCTTAATTTTTCTACTCAATACGAGATCAGTGAACATAAGCCGGATCACATCAGACTTGATAATTACACCCAGTTTGCTCCCGCTGTTTTGGTGTACGGACTCAATGCTGCCGGAGTTCAGGGAAAACATAATTTCAAGGACAGAAGCATCATTTATGGAACATCTATGTTGATTACTTCCGCAATTACACTTCCTTTAAAACATATTGTAAAAGAGGAAAGACCGGATCTATCAAATAATCTTTCTTTTCCGTCTGGTCATACTACAATCGCTTTTGCGTCTGCTCAATTCATGTACAGGGAATACAGAGACACCAACTTTTGGCTGGGAATTTCGGGATATTCTTTTGCTGTTTTCACAGGGGTTTACAGAATGTTGAACAACAAACATTGGTTCGGCGATGTCATTGGCGGTGCAGGTTTCGGAATCCTGTCTACAGAGCTTGCTTATTGGTTATATCCTAAGATTAATACGCTTTTAGGTGGTAAAAAAGAAAGATCACAAACCATGATCATGCCTTTTTATCAACAGGGAAATATGGGAATTGGTTTAGTAAAAAACTTTTAA
- a CDS encoding response regulator transcription factor, which translates to MKILIIEDETELAKSIAEYLSEENYLCEFATTFQDAMDKIQTFQYDCILLDIMLPDGNGLTILEELKKQNKQDGVIIVSAKNALDDKISGLQMGADDYLTKPFHLSELMARIYSIIRRKQFNNSNIVTQNELQIDLLAKTVSINDETIALTKKEFDLLIYFIGNKNKVISKSTLAEHLSGDFADMLDNHDFVYAHVKNLKKKLYDAGCDHYLKTVYGTGYKWEGR; encoded by the coding sequence ATGAAAATCCTGATCATAGAAGACGAAACAGAACTGGCAAAAAGTATTGCAGAATATCTTTCAGAAGAAAATTATTTATGTGAATTTGCGACAACATTTCAGGATGCGATGGACAAGATACAGACCTTTCAATACGATTGTATCCTTTTAGACATCATGCTTCCTGATGGTAACGGTCTTACAATTTTGGAGGAATTAAAAAAGCAGAATAAACAGGACGGAGTTATTATTGTATCAGCAAAAAATGCTTTAGATGATAAAATCAGTGGATTACAAATGGGCGCGGATGATTACCTTACGAAACCTTTTCATCTTTCTGAGCTGATGGCAAGAATTTATTCTATTATTCGGCGGAAACAATTTAATAATTCAAATATTGTAACGCAAAATGAATTACAGATTGATCTTCTAGCCAAAACAGTTTCCATTAATGATGAAACAATTGCTCTTACCAAAAAAGAATTTGATCTTCTGATTTATTTTATAGGAAATAAGAATAAGGTAATTTCAAAAAGTACTTTAGCAGAACATCTTTCAGGCGATTTTGCAGATATGCTGGATAATCATGATTTTGTATATGCTCACGTAAAAAATCTTAAAAAGAAACTTTACGATGCTGGTTGTGATCATTATTTAAAAACAGTTTATGGTACGGGTTACAAATGGGAAGGAAGGTAA
- a CDS encoding CinA family protein, translating into MKFQQNLLEYISRSLLSVNESISVVESVTSGCLQLAFSQMPNASLFYKGGMTAYTLPEKVRLLSIDSDEAEECDCVSENIAETMALNVAKLFESDWSIATTGYCTPIRNSLYKIFAYFSFSYKGEIILTKKLELHPKTQALNAQLYYTEFILGCFKSEMNQLLILK; encoded by the coding sequence ATGAAATTTCAACAAAATTTACTCGAATATATAAGTCGCTCATTGTTGAGCGTTAACGAATCTATTTCAGTTGTCGAGAGCGTAACTTCCGGCTGCCTTCAACTTGCTTTTTCACAAATGCCCAACGCTTCATTGTTCTATAAAGGAGGAATGACAGCCTACACTTTGCCGGAAAAAGTAAGATTATTAAGCATTGATTCAGATGAAGCTGAAGAATGCGATTGTGTCTCAGAAAACATAGCAGAAACTATGGCTTTAAATGTCGCAAAACTTTTTGAATCCGACTGGTCTATCGCCACAACAGGCTACTGCACACCAATACGTAATTCATTATATAAAATTTTCGCTTATTTTTCATTTTCTTATAAAGGTGAAATTATTCTTACCAAAAAGTTAGAATTACACCCTAAAACACAAGCTCTGAATGCTCAGTTATATTATACCGAGTTTATTTTAGGATGTTTTAAAAGCGAAATGAATCAATTATTAATTTTAAAATAA
- a CDS encoding Crp/Fnr family transcriptional regulator has protein sequence MKTVSCMNIDMELLRTFSGETKEYKKGEIIFREGDHALYYFQIEEGKVKLNNYNDDGKEFIQNIFGKNQSFGDSMLFLEKFYPINAICLENSKITRVPKHNFLELLRIHPEICLGMNACLSQRLYYKILMTQNMSSTNPILRLKGLMEYLKSYYEDDCQHCFHIELTRQQIANLTGLRVETVIRVLKRMEKESLLKIVNRKILY, from the coding sequence ATGAAAACTGTAAGCTGTATGAACATTGATATGGAGCTTCTTCGCACCTTTAGTGGAGAGACTAAAGAGTATAAAAAAGGAGAAATAATTTTCAGAGAAGGAGACCATGCACTTTATTATTTTCAGATTGAGGAAGGAAAAGTAAAACTCAATAATTACAATGATGACGGTAAAGAATTTATCCAGAATATTTTTGGTAAAAACCAGAGTTTTGGAGATTCTATGCTTTTTCTGGAGAAGTTTTATCCCATCAATGCCATCTGTCTGGAAAATTCAAAAATCACAAGAGTTCCTAAGCACAACTTCCTGGAATTATTAAGAATACATCCCGAAATATGTTTAGGAATGAATGCATGTCTTTCGCAGAGACTTTATTATAAAATTTTAATGACACAAAATATGTCTTCTACCAATCCAATCTTAAGATTAAAAGGATTAATGGAGTATCTAAAAAGCTATTACGAAGATGATTGTCAGCACTGTTTTCACATAGAACTCACAAGACAGCAGATCGCCAATTTAACCGGACTGCGTGTAGAAACGGTTATTAGAGTTCTGAAAAGGATGGAAAAAGAGAGTCTCCTTAAAATCGTAAACCGGAAGATCTTGTATTAG
- a CDS encoding DMT family transporter → MMTNTISKDQTVNGWINGFIGVLLFSGSMPATKLAVNDMSPIFVTIARAAIAGLLALIVLLIYKEKRPTKNQLFPLALVSIGCVIGFPLLSALALQYVTSAHSIVFLGMLPLMTAIFGVIRGGERPHPVFWLFSIIGSLLVIGFAVSQGISASPIGDILMLAAVVLCGLGYAEGAKLSKTLGGWQVISWALILALPLMVPLFFIYFPNNIETVTTGGWLGLAYIALFSMFIGFIFWYKGLAQGGITTVGQLQLLQPFFGLALAAYFLHEPVSMGMLGVTIGVIVCVAGTKKFAK, encoded by the coding sequence ATGATGACAAACACAATATCAAAAGACCAAACAGTTAACGGCTGGATCAATGGTTTCATAGGAGTTCTTTTGTTCAGCGGTTCTATGCCTGCAACCAAATTGGCAGTGAATGATATGAGTCCGATTTTTGTGACAATTGCCCGCGCTGCAATCGCAGGTTTACTTGCTTTAATTGTGCTTTTAATTTACAAAGAAAAACGACCAACTAAAAATCAGTTATTTCCATTAGCATTAGTATCGATAGGCTGTGTGATTGGTTTTCCTTTGCTTTCGGCATTGGCTTTACAATATGTGACATCGGCTCATTCTATTGTCTTTTTAGGAATGTTACCTTTGATGACAGCAATTTTCGGAGTTATTAGGGGAGGAGAAAGACCACATCCTGTATTTTGGCTTTTCTCAATTATTGGAAGTCTTCTAGTAATTGGTTTTGCCGTTTCTCAAGGCATTTCAGCATCTCCGATCGGCGATATTTTGATGCTGGCGGCCGTAGTTTTATGTGGATTAGGTTACGCTGAAGGTGCTAAACTTTCAAAAACCTTGGGCGGATGGCAGGTAATTTCATGGGCTTTGATTTTAGCTTTACCCTTAATGGTTCCTTTATTTTTTATCTATTTTCCCAATAATATCGAGACTGTAACCACCGGAGGATGGCTTGGCTTAGCTTATATCGCTTTGTTCAGTATGTTTATCGGCTTTATATTCTGGTACAAAGGTTTGGCTCAGGGTGGAATTACAACGGTTGGCCAGTTACAATTATTACAGCCGTTTTTCGGATTGGCATTAGCCGCATATTTTCTTCACGAACCTGTAAGCATGGGAATGCTAGGTGTTACCATTGGAGTTATCGTCTGTGTGGCGGGTACAAAAAAGTTTGCGAAATAA
- a CDS encoding PLP-dependent aminotransferase family protein yields the protein MNKEFLYTEIANGIASQIRNGVLKAGDKLPSVRILCKEHQISMNTAKRVFLELESMSLIESKPQSGYFVSQLLSIKLPLPEVSRPSLIANNNEPDELISKVYENMGKNNLTLFSIAIPSGDLLPQAKLKKEIINATRELKSGGAEYEELQGNLKLRRMIALRSLSWGGNFNENDVVTTNGGMNALSFCLMALGKPGDTIAIESPCYPGILQLAAGFGLKVLELPTHPAHGIEIEALKEAIPKIDICLLIPNFNTPLGSCMSDENKKEVVKLLAENNIPLIEDDVYGDLYFGPSRPKCCKSFDKGGNVLYCSSISKTLAPGYRVGWIVPGKYKEKILKLKLLHSTSSISIVNEAVANFLKTGRYEKHLQQMRKTLQNNYQNYVQTIAESFPEGTKTSRPQGGLSLWLEFDKKIKTTELYDLAIKENISIAPGRMFTLQDQFENCMRLCFGLPWSEDIQLKLRQIGNLAKRI from the coding sequence ATGAATAAAGAATTTTTATATACAGAAATCGCAAACGGTATCGCTTCTCAGATCAGAAACGGAGTTTTAAAAGCCGGAGATAAACTTCCGTCTGTAAGAATTTTATGCAAAGAACATCAGATCAGCATGAATACGGCAAAACGTGTCTTTCTGGAATTGGAGTCGATGTCTTTAATAGAATCTAAGCCACAGTCGGGGTATTTTGTAAGTCAGTTACTTTCAATTAAACTTCCACTTCCCGAAGTGAGCCGACCTTCCCTGATTGCCAATAATAATGAACCCGATGAATTAATAAGCAAGGTTTATGAAAATATGGGTAAAAATAATCTTACGCTTTTTTCTATTGCCATTCCGTCGGGAGATCTTTTACCTCAAGCTAAACTTAAAAAAGAAATCATCAATGCAACAAGAGAATTAAAATCCGGTGGCGCTGAATATGAAGAACTTCAGGGAAATTTAAAGCTAAGAAGAATGATCGCCCTAAGATCGCTGTCATGGGGAGGAAATTTTAATGAAAATGATGTTGTGACCACAAACGGCGGGATGAATGCTTTATCTTTTTGTCTGATGGCTTTGGGAAAACCGGGAGATACGATTGCCATTGAAAGTCCGTGTTATCCGGGGATTTTACAGTTGGCTGCAGGTTTTGGATTGAAAGTTTTAGAATTGCCCACCCACCCTGCACACGGCATCGAAATTGAAGCTTTAAAAGAGGCAATTCCTAAAATTGATATCTGCTTATTAATTCCCAATTTCAATACGCCATTGGGAAGCTGTATGTCTGATGAAAACAAAAAAGAAGTGGTAAAACTTCTCGCAGAAAATAATATTCCTTTGATTGAAGATGATGTTTACGGAGATCTTTATTTTGGACCAAGTCGTCCGAAATGCTGTAAATCCTTTGATAAGGGAGGAAATGTTTTGTATTGCAGCTCGATTTCAAAAACATTAGCGCCAGGTTACCGCGTTGGATGGATTGTTCCCGGAAAATATAAAGAGAAAATTTTAAAGTTAAAACTACTCCATTCCACATCATCAATATCGATTGTAAATGAGGCTGTTGCTAATTTTTTAAAGACCGGAAGATATGAAAAACATCTTCAACAGATGAGAAAAACACTGCAAAATAATTATCAAAATTATGTTCAGACCATCGCAGAATCTTTTCCGGAAGGTACAAAAACGAGTAGACCACAAGGCGGACTTTCTCTTTGGTTAGAATTTGATAAAAAAATTAAAACAACAGAATTGTATGATCTTGCAATAAAGGAAAATATAAGTATTGCTCCCGGAAGAATGTTTACGCTACAGGATCAGTTTGAAAATTGTATGCGACTTTGTTTTGGTTTGCCTTGGTCGGAAGACATTCAATTAAAATTAAGACAAATTGGAAATTTGGCGAAGAGAATTTAA
- a CDS encoding Crp/Fnr family transcriptional regulator — MKNINNYLAKVLNVPLEKVNMCSLHYEVKKIPKNQFLLQYGEICRHIYFVEKGLIKMYSIDKNGKEHIIQFAPENWLISDRSSLYFNEKSIYYIEAVEDSEILFLHPDFFNKLVEQFPNSIERSDILLQKHIKSLQNRINSLLGETAEERYMKFIKMYPDLLLRVPQWMIASYLGITPESLSRVRKELARKNFVPDNK; from the coding sequence ATGAAGAATATTAATAATTATTTAGCTAAAGTATTAAATGTTCCTCTTGAAAAAGTGAACATGTGTAGTTTACACTATGAAGTAAAGAAAATACCTAAAAATCAATTTCTTTTACAATATGGTGAGATCTGCAGACATATTTATTTTGTTGAAAAAGGGCTTATCAAGATGTATTCTATCGATAAAAACGGTAAAGAGCACATTATACAGTTCGCTCCGGAAAACTGGCTGATTTCAGACCGAAGCAGTCTTTATTTTAACGAAAAATCTATCTATTACATTGAAGCTGTAGAGGATTCTGAGATATTATTTCTTCACCCTGATTTCTTCAATAAATTGGTTGAACAATTCCCGAACAGCATCGAAAGAAGTGATATTTTGCTTCAAAAACATATAAAAAGTCTTCAAAACAGAATCAATTCTTTATTGGGAGAGACTGCAGAAGAAAGATACATGAAGTTCATCAAAATGTATCCTGATTTATTACTGCGAGTTCCACAATGGATGATCGCTTCCTATTTGGGTATTACTCCTGAAAGTTTAAGCCGTGTAAGAAAAGAATTGGCTAGGAAAAATTTTGTTCCGGATAATAAATAA